From a region of the Thiorhodovibrio winogradskyi genome:
- a CDS encoding glycosyltransferase family A protein — translation MRTTKYLTNEYLTQHEDGTLSIYSGLPEFGYELIATLPFAYSLHKKGLLRSTTSAKDTSALYFFSENHYEIEEARCFDNVKKLKAACFPNINIHQESLDWEHFCPPPLKEYYKEKAIKFDKETIVITNRKNMEWAGPPVNFLGNNCIISLFDMLQEKYQIVYIDPEDFGNNYEDHAPFVKSYLSIDFEKRGILNFKDLRSLYPTLTVNEVQLRLYAGASKFISSNGGLGIFCSYFGGENIIYSRMAHELDPDINSFYSWYYKFAKTNIAVTHTEEELVDLVRQKWVDNQPFFNILIRTSGRPNYFHDCVKSIQDQSYKNYRILVSVDDVASTKYVKGHPCAIVEVDKVICQPRTKPDGDDYGIYFPFNSYFGDLLSWVNLGFVIYLDDDDRFLRADSLQMLSNVISELKAELIFWRVVFPKRIVPSDENWSKRIPVCRDMSTIGYCHSAKYKPKWEPWKRADYRAARYLSEITKDVVWLNEKLTGLQREKQDGYGKRDDKLEISLKENPPFVVVITAFNAAEFLERCLDSIFFSENKRIENMTVLVGVDGCRKTLKKAQELTRRYQGHAKFYFSRKNVGTYILKNSLLHKIVRRDSLVLFFDADDIITPGFLNYYYELYNREFAKHSFSGILRVRALDIDEELIASAVNYSTLPYTDLLDKIRAGMKRKHAEAVLVGCLSLGLKGRFSPAISAIALSVMKVLTMGDRARSSNSMKIIPRAPHGVFFCSYRTLEAAGFFNSERVGQDTDFQERIMKMNLGRKTASTREPWFIRSVHKNSLTCAEDTKIGSIERDRIAKESLQRIESGMLVAEKKNTSIEQIL, via the coding sequence ATGCGTACTACAAAATATTTAACCAATGAATATTTGACACAGCATGAAGATGGAACCCTGTCGATATACAGTGGACTGCCTGAATTTGGCTATGAGTTAATTGCTACCTTGCCGTTTGCTTACAGCTTACACAAGAAGGGCCTTCTGAGGTCTACCACCTCAGCCAAGGATACGTCGGCCCTTTATTTCTTTTCCGAAAATCACTACGAGATTGAAGAAGCGAGATGTTTTGATAACGTAAAAAAACTGAAGGCCGCCTGCTTCCCTAACATTAATATTCATCAGGAGTCACTTGATTGGGAACATTTTTGTCCGCCGCCTTTAAAAGAATATTACAAAGAAAAGGCTATCAAATTCGATAAGGAAACTATCGTAATAACGAATCGTAAAAACATGGAGTGGGCAGGCCCCCCCGTCAACTTTCTCGGTAATAATTGCATAATTTCTCTTTTCGATATGTTGCAGGAAAAATATCAAATCGTTTATATCGATCCAGAAGATTTTGGCAATAATTACGAGGATCACGCACCTTTCGTTAAGAGCTATCTTTCAATAGACTTCGAGAAAAGAGGTATTCTAAATTTTAAAGACCTTCGTAGTTTATATCCAACGTTGACTGTTAATGAAGTCCAGTTAAGGCTTTACGCTGGAGCTAGTAAGTTTATATCATCTAACGGGGGCTTAGGGATATTTTGCTCATATTTTGGGGGCGAGAATATAATTTACTCGAGGATGGCTCATGAATTAGATCCAGACATAAATTCTTTCTATTCCTGGTATTACAAGTTTGCGAAAACCAATATAGCCGTAACGCATACAGAGGAGGAGTTAGTCGATTTAGTAAGACAAAAATGGGTTGATAACCAACCATTTTTCAATATCTTAATAAGGACAAGCGGTCGGCCAAACTATTTTCACGATTGCGTGAAATCAATCCAGGATCAGTCTTACAAGAATTATAGGATATTAGTTTCAGTGGACGATGTCGCGAGCACAAAATACGTGAAAGGTCACCCTTGTGCAATTGTTGAAGTAGATAAAGTAATATGTCAACCAAGAACTAAACCAGACGGAGATGACTATGGAATTTACTTCCCTTTTAATTCCTATTTTGGCGATTTGCTTAGCTGGGTGAATCTCGGTTTTGTTATCTATCTTGATGATGATGATCGCTTCCTCCGCGCTGATTCGCTACAGATGCTATCCAATGTGATTTCTGAACTAAAAGCAGAGTTAATTTTCTGGCGCGTAGTCTTTCCAAAACGGATAGTCCCTAGCGACGAGAACTGGAGTAAGCGCATCCCAGTATGTCGTGACATGTCAACTATTGGATACTGCCATTCTGCTAAGTATAAACCCAAATGGGAGCCCTGGAAGCGCGCGGACTACCGAGCAGCAAGATATCTTAGTGAGATTACAAAAGACGTTGTTTGGCTTAATGAAAAATTAACAGGACTACAAAGAGAAAAACAAGACGGCTATGGCAAAAGAGATGATAAGTTAGAAATCTCATTAAAAGAAAACCCTCCTTTTGTCGTCGTGATTACTGCGTTTAATGCGGCAGAGTTTCTGGAGCGCTGCCTAGATTCCATTTTCTTTTCAGAAAATAAAAGAATCGAAAATATGACCGTTCTTGTTGGGGTTGATGGGTGCAGGAAAACACTGAAAAAAGCACAAGAACTTACCAGGCGATATCAAGGGCACGCAAAATTTTATTTCAGCCGCAAAAACGTTGGCACGTACATTCTAAAAAACTCACTGCTTCACAAGATTGTTCGTCGCGATAGCTTAGTGTTATTTTTTGATGCAGATGATATCATAACACCCGGTTTTTTAAACTATTATTACGAACTCTATAATCGGGAATTCGCCAAGCACTCATTTTCTGGTATCCTAAGGGTGCGGGCATTAGATATTGACGAAGAGCTGATTGCGTCTGCAGTTAATTACAGTACGCTTCCCTATACAGATCTATTAGATAAAATTCGCGCTGGTATGAAACGAAAGCATGCAGAAGCTGTGCTAGTAGGGTGCCTTAGTCTTGGGCTGAAAGGTCGATTTTCTCCCGCCATCTCCGCTATTGCATTATCCGTTATGAAAGTACTAACGATGGGAGATCGGGCCCGTAGCAGTAATTCCATGAAAATTATTCCACGCGCGCCGCATGGAGTGTTTTTCTGCTCGTATAGGACTCTAGAGGCTGCGGGGTTCTTCAATTCTGAACGCGTTGGCCAGGATACTGACTTCCAGGAACGCATCATGAAAATGAATCTTGGTAGAAAGACTGCGAGCACTCGGGAACCATGGTTTATCAGGTCAGTACATAAAAATTCTTTGACATGTGCCGAGGATACTAAAATAGGTTCGATAGAACGCGATAGAATAGCAAAGGAATCTCTTCAAAGGATAGAATCTGGCATGCTGGTCGCGGAAAAGAAAAATACTAGCATTGAGCAGATTCTCTAA
- a CDS encoding sulfotransferase, with amino-acid sequence MKVIINIGPHKTGTTSLQRALAEMEKSRALCTSYYSTKPDENHSVMVGQAFSGEYPDYYRSGTNWGRIPSHRTAEQRNEARKYFISEIRRASKKKKDLILIGECFSLLHPKEVATLKSVLDSEGYNDSKVVAYVRPAEEWANSYSNQLLKGWEAITISQILDCPPVPRYRTFIQKYFDIFGSVNVRQFDKANFPEGSLWLDFCSVCGLLDVPKIEKYEKFLGESLNLEATRCWVYLRKSGVSIFKTRKIMQHFHSSGVVPNFSLTRNALDHVCRESEQD; translated from the coding sequence ATGAAAGTAATAATAAACATAGGCCCGCATAAGACCGGTACAACATCTCTTCAACGTGCGTTAGCCGAAATGGAAAAGTCTAGAGCGCTTTGCACTTCATACTATTCTACAAAACCTGATGAAAACCATTCGGTTATGGTTGGCCAGGCTTTTTCCGGCGAATACCCAGACTATTACCGTAGCGGTACGAATTGGGGCCGGATTCCGTCACATAGGACCGCAGAACAAAGAAATGAGGCAAGGAAGTATTTTATAAGCGAGATCAGGCGCGCCTCAAAAAAAAAGAAAGACCTCATCTTGATCGGAGAGTGTTTTTCTCTGCTGCACCCTAAAGAAGTCGCAACACTGAAAAGTGTCCTCGATTCTGAAGGTTACAATGATTCGAAGGTTGTCGCGTACGTTAGACCGGCTGAAGAGTGGGCAAATAGTTATTCAAACCAACTTTTGAAAGGCTGGGAAGCCATTACAATTAGCCAGATCCTTGATTGCCCACCAGTACCAAGATATAGAACATTTATCCAAAAGTACTTCGATATTTTCGGTTCTGTCAATGTCCGACAGTTTGACAAGGCAAATTTCCCAGAAGGTAGCCTCTGGCTGGATTTTTGTTCTGTCTGTGGATTGCTAGACGTACCTAAGATCGAAAAATATGAAAAATTTCTCGGGGAATCTCTAAATCTTGAGGCGACACGTTGTTGGGTTTATCTAAGGAAATCTGGGGTAAGTATTTTTAAAACGAGAAAGATCATGCAGCATTTCCATTCCAGTGGGGTGGTGCCTAATTTCTCGCTAACACGGAATGCGCTAGATCATGTCTGCCGCGAATCAGAGCAAGACTAA
- a CDS encoding IS3 family transposase (programmed frameshift) → MPRYSQERRAAVVAKLLPPQSLSPQEVAEQEGLSLATVYKWRAEARAKGQCLPAANAQGAEQWSSKDRFAAVLETAAMNAEQSAEYCRRRGLYPEQLAAWRGDCEQAGNRSQQARHGEAQVAKTQRARIRELERELSRKNAALAETAALLALSKKGRGDLGGRGVMISATDRRNAVELINEACANGARLEPACALLGLSARTVQRWTREGEVGEDRRPLAERPTPANALTPEEEQAILAVCHRPDFASLPPEQIVARLLDEEHRYIASVSSFYRVLRRHGELAHRGRAKPAKSHPRPTTFHACAPNQVWSWDCTWLPGPVKGLFFYLVMILDLYSRKIVGWEVFHAESAHHASLVIRWAVLAEELIDQPLVLHADNGSPFKGATLLETLHALNITPSYSRPRVSNDNAYSEALFRTCKYVPSYPVNGFDSLEAAQRWVQDFVVWYNTEHRHSAIRFVTPEERHRGEDRAILAQRHALNQAAREAHPERWSGKTRNWEPIEVVSLNPEREPESTPVKITG, encoded by the exons ATGCCTCGATATTCCCAAGAACGCCGCGCCGCTGTCGTGGCCAAACTGCTGCCACCGCAGAGCCTGAGCCCCCAGGAGGTGGCGGAACAGGAAGGGTTGTCCTTAGCCACCGTGTACAAGTGGCGAGCCGAGGCGCGTGCCAAGGGGCAGTGCCTACCCGCTGCCAACGCCCAGGGCGCTGAGCAGTGGTCCTCGAAGGATCGCTTTGCCGCGGTGCTCGAGACGGCGGCGATGAACGCCGAGCAGAGCGCCGAGTACTGTCGCCGTCGGGGGCTGTATCCCGAGCAGCTGGCCGCCTGGCGCGGTGACTGTGAGCAGGCCGGCAACCGCTCCCAGCAGGCCCGCCATGGCGAGGCACAGGTGGCGAAGACGCAGCGCGCCCGCATCCGTGAGCTTGAACGCGAACTCAGCCGCAAGAACGCGGCCCTGGCGGAGACGGCGGCGCTGTTGGCCTTGTCAAAAAAAG GCCGCGGTGATCTGGGGGGACGAGGCGTGATGATCAGCGCCACAGATCGCCGCAACGCCGTTGAGCTGATCAACGAGGCCTGCGCCAACGGGGCGCGTCTGGAACCCGCCTGCGCGCTCTTGGGCCTGAGTGCTCGCACCGTCCAGCGTTGGACGCGCGAGGGCGAGGTCGGCGAGGACCGACGTCCGCTCGCCGAGCGTCCAACGCCAGCGAATGCCCTGACGCCGGAGGAAGAGCAGGCGATCTTGGCGGTCTGCCATCGCCCTGACTTCGCCAGCCTGCCGCCCGAGCAGATCGTCGCGCGACTGCTCGATGAGGAACACCGCTATATCGCCTCGGTATCGAGCTTCTACCGGGTGCTGCGCCGCCATGGGGAGCTGGCCCATCGTGGTCGTGCCAAGCCCGCCAAGTCCCATCCCAGGCCAACGACCTTCCACGCCTGCGCACCCAATCAGGTCTGGTCCTGGGACTGTACCTGGCTGCCGGGACCGGTCAAAGGCCTGTTCTTCTACCTGGTGATGATCCTCGATCTCTACAGCCGCAAGATCGTCGGCTGGGAGGTGTTCCATGCCGAGTCGGCGCATCACGCCAGCCTGGTCATCCGGTGGGCGGTGTTGGCCGAGGAACTGATCGATCAGCCACTGGTGCTGCATGCCGATAACGGCAGTCCGTTCAAGGGCGCCACACTGCTGGAGACGCTGCATGCGCTGAACATCACGCCGTCCTACAGCCGTCCTCGGGTGAGTAACGATAATGCCTACTCCGAGGCCTTGTTTCGCACCTGTAAGTACGTTCCGAGCTATCCCGTCAACGGCTTCGACAGCCTGGAGGCGGCTCAGCGCTGGGTGCAGGACTTCGTGGTTTGGTACAACACCGAGCATCGGCATAGCGCCATCCGCTTCGTGACCCCTGAGGAGCGTCATCGCGGTGAGGATCGGGCCATCCTGGCTCAGCGCCATGCCCTTAACCAGGCGGCTCGCGAGGCCCATCCGGAGCGCTGGAGTGGCAAGACCCGCAACTGGGAACCCATCGAGGTCGTCTCGCTCAACCCGGAGCGGGAGCCCGAGAGCACGCCGGTCAAAATAACCGGGTGA
- a CDS encoding class I SAM-dependent methyltransferase: MSSTSQILLESTLQSSNRLEFWKTFVKQFEIESILEVGVFRGQFAEQMLLAENKIKSYWMVDPWRHLDDWNKPANKENEVFEKFYLETLRRTEFAEGKRIVLRGKTTEVVEQLPDGKIDLAYIDGDHTLRGITIDLVSIYPKVKEGGWIGGDDFSRTIWQHGIEYEPTLVFPFAVYFAEAVGARVYALPYSQFLMQKSTSCTFEFIDLTESYGNISLKEQFLRAGHK, encoded by the coding sequence ATGTCCTCTACTTCACAAATACTTCTTGAATCCACTTTGCAATCATCCAATCGACTGGAGTTCTGGAAGACTTTCGTAAAACAGTTTGAAATTGAATCGATACTTGAGGTAGGCGTATTTAGAGGTCAGTTTGCTGAGCAAATGTTGTTGGCTGAAAATAAAATCAAAAGCTATTGGATGGTTGACCCTTGGCGTCACTTGGATGATTGGAACAAGCCAGCTAATAAAGAAAATGAAGTATTCGAGAAATTCTACCTTGAAACGCTACGAAGAACCGAGTTTGCAGAAGGCAAAAGGATTGTGTTGCGCGGTAAGACAACAGAGGTAGTAGAGCAATTGCCTGATGGCAAGATTGATTTGGCATATATCGATGGCGATCACACGCTCAGAGGAATCACGATTGATCTTGTGTCGATCTACCCTAAGGTAAAGGAAGGCGGATGGATCGGAGGGGACGACTTTTCTAGAACGATATGGCAACATGGAATAGAATATGAGCCTACTCTCGTATTTCCATTCGCCGTTTATTTCGCGGAGGCGGTTGGCGCAAGAGTCTATGCTCTTCCCTATTCACAGTTCTTGATGCAAAAATCAACGTCATGTACATTTGAGTTTATAGACTTGACCGAAAGTTATGGCAATATTTCTTTAAAAGAGCAGTTTCTGCGTGCGGGGCATAAATGA
- a CDS encoding nucleotide sugar dehydrogenase: MSNTMLFTNLSQRLTQHEALIGILGLGYVGLPLMLRFSEVGYRVLGFDIDPAKTDKLNAGESYIEHIRAESIAGALTQGFQATTDFSRARDCDALILCVPTPLNKYREPDLSFVIATTEAIVPNLRPGQVVSLESTTWPGTTDEELRPRLESTGLTVGEDLFLVFSPEREDPGNPQFTTRTIPKVLGGVTSACTAVGEALYGQVIDQVVTLSSTRAAEMTKLLENIHRAVNIGLVNELKIVCDRMDIDIHEVIRAAATKPFGFTPYYPGPGLGGHCIPIDPFYLTWKAREYGLSTRFIELAGEVNTNMPKWVVSKVVDALNDRGKAVKGARILILGIAYKKNVDDRRESPSMELMELLQKRGAVISYSDPHVPSFVPTRKHDFDLESVPLTPESLAATDCVLLATDHDRFDYELIKTHAPLIIDTRGRYREPAPHIVKA; this comes from the coding sequence ATGTCCAATACAATGCTTTTTACGAATTTATCTCAGCGATTAACTCAACACGAAGCCCTCATCGGCATCCTCGGTCTCGGCTATGTCGGCCTCCCGCTCATGCTGCGCTTCAGCGAAGTCGGCTACCGCGTACTCGGCTTCGATATCGATCCCGCCAAGACCGACAAGCTCAACGCCGGCGAGTCCTACATCGAGCACATCCGCGCTGAGTCTATCGCCGGAGCTCTCACGCAGGGGTTTCAGGCAACCACGGACTTCAGCCGCGCTCGCGACTGCGATGCGCTCATTCTCTGCGTGCCGACCCCGCTGAACAAATACCGCGAGCCGGATCTGAGCTTCGTGATCGCCACCACCGAGGCCATCGTGCCCAATCTGCGCCCCGGGCAGGTCGTCTCCCTCGAAAGCACTACCTGGCCCGGCACCACCGACGAAGAACTGCGTCCGCGCTTGGAATCCACCGGCTTAACGGTCGGCGAAGACCTTTTCCTGGTGTTCTCCCCGGAGCGCGAAGATCCCGGCAATCCCCAATTCACCACCCGCACTATCCCGAAGGTGCTCGGTGGCGTCACCTCCGCCTGTACCGCCGTGGGCGAGGCGCTCTACGGGCAGGTGATCGATCAGGTCGTCACCCTCAGCTCTACCCGCGCCGCCGAGATGACCAAACTGCTGGAAAACATCCATCGCGCCGTCAACATCGGCCTGGTCAATGAGCTTAAAATCGTCTGCGACCGCATGGATATCGACATCCACGAGGTCATCCGCGCCGCCGCCACCAAACCCTTCGGCTTCACTCCCTACTATCCCGGCCCCGGCCTCGGTGGCCACTGTATCCCCATCGACCCCTTCTATCTGACCTGGAAGGCACGCGAATATGGCCTCAGTACCCGGTTCATCGAGCTGGCTGGCGAGGTCAACACCAACATGCCCAAGTGGGTGGTCAGCAAGGTCGTCGATGCCCTTAACGACCGCGGCAAGGCGGTCAAGGGCGCCCGCATCCTGATCTTAGGGATTGCCTACAAGAAAAACGTCGATGACCGCCGCGAGTCGCCCTCCATGGAGTTGATGGAACTGCTGCAGAAGCGCGGAGCCGTGATCAGCTACTCCGATCCGCATGTGCCTAGCTTTGTGCCGACCCGCAAGCATGACTTCGACCTGGAATCCGTGCCCTTGACACCAGAGAGTCTGGCCGCCACCGATTGCGTGCTGCTGGCGACCGATCATGATCGCTTCGACTATGAACTGATCAAGACCCACGCGCCCTTGATCATCGATACGCGCGGGCGCTATCGCGAACCTGCACCGCACATCGTCAAAGCCTGA
- a CDS encoding heparinase II/III domain-containing protein: MALAVRDWTWLADATRRRLQSALHRAIEEGLTRVPKAVSAVDSAQALLDAPNPHQSLHNIPLIAQAALAFAADVVGHPAKQELSARFQALFEARLTLCADGLTEGLSYDGYLAHFALTWLTMQPTSVREALIHHPGLADLERQALGQACPGALWRSAEIGDVEAQEMPFVWSALARLQAFSVSPLREALLEAIPPERLRADALCLRAQARTNPVDRQALACRSAPLRSNAAITLASGLGDDDLSGVIACCRSPMHHIQADSGTLLMGHAGQWWITDPGYQQYLKTSERDFTLGAVAHNTPVINGHAQTHKAACLIHAGTLANPAPEGAFAVLDLTACYPPEAGAETVTRTLWRLGQTHLVVCDTVLTATGAKPLYHWHAEAALYWGALAGAVSLYDAQRHRTLWIQTGGQALSLAQQQRLRGSRGPCTLRVESAAAVHHWWSFSLAERPPRFAPDGTQAEIGSQTLTLAATLPEPTTATLALWVHPAQLEVLIQLGEASLGTGQHPGWNLTLSVNGKAVAQTKTPGRRAFLPIPAISSGDAVMLTATAVAEPTCASGAPMPYVLTDADIRQILAIPLRVFAQAENGQVSGRCERLPGVLEGTLEYAFYLLVDGQKVQVRWYEPSPVHAFSLAPDMAGKAVQVRGFVRAVTEPDRKLSALSARCWPKPETMAPLPATKPGN, translated from the coding sequence ATGGCACTGGCCGTGCGGGACTGGACGTGGCTGGCGGATGCGACCCGGCGCCGGCTCCAATCCGCACTGCACCGAGCGATTGAGGAGGGCCTGACGCGGGTGCCAAAAGCCGTGTCCGCCGTGGATTCGGCCCAGGCATTGCTCGATGCCCCCAATCCCCATCAGTCGCTGCACAATATTCCGTTGATCGCTCAGGCCGCATTAGCGTTTGCGGCAGACGTGGTGGGTCATCCCGCCAAGCAGGAGCTGTCGGCGCGGTTTCAGGCGCTGTTCGAGGCCCGACTGACGCTGTGTGCCGACGGATTGACCGAGGGACTCTCCTACGATGGCTATCTGGCCCATTTCGCCCTGACTTGGCTGACGATGCAGCCGACGTCCGTGCGCGAGGCGCTGATTCACCATCCCGGTCTGGCGGATCTGGAACGCCAGGCGCTCGGGCAGGCCTGTCCCGGTGCCCTTTGGCGCTCGGCGGAGATCGGCGACGTGGAGGCGCAGGAGATGCCCTTTGTCTGGTCGGCCTTGGCGCGCTTGCAGGCGTTCAGCGTCAGCCCGCTCCGCGAGGCCTTGCTGGAGGCGATCCCGCCCGAGCGGTTGCGCGCGGATGCCCTGTGCCTGCGCGCCCAGGCGCGCACAAACCCGGTCGACCGGCAGGCGCTGGCCTGTCGCTCGGCACCGCTGCGCAGCAATGCCGCCATCACCCTGGCGAGTGGACTGGGTGATGATGATCTGAGCGGCGTGATCGCCTGTTGTCGCTCGCCCATGCATCACATCCAGGCCGACAGCGGTACCCTGCTGATGGGGCACGCCGGGCAGTGGTGGATCACTGACCCTGGCTATCAGCAATACCTCAAGACCTCGGAGCGCGACTTTACGCTGGGCGCGGTGGCGCACAACACGCCGGTGATCAATGGCCATGCGCAGACGCACAAGGCGGCTTGCCTGATCCATGCCGGCACCCTGGCCAATCCTGCGCCAGAGGGCGCGTTCGCGGTGCTGGATCTGACCGCCTGCTATCCGCCCGAGGCGGGTGCCGAGACCGTGACGCGCACCCTCTGGCGACTGGGCCAGACGCATCTGGTGGTCTGCGATACCGTGCTGACGGCAACGGGCGCCAAGCCGCTGTATCACTGGCACGCAGAGGCCGCGCTTTATTGGGGTGCGTTGGCGGGTGCGGTGTCGCTCTATGATGCGCAGCGCCATCGCACCCTGTGGATTCAAACCGGCGGCCAAGCGCTGAGTCTGGCTCAGCAGCAGCGTCTGCGCGGGTCACGCGGTCCTTGCACGCTGCGGGTGGAGTCGGCTGCGGCGGTGCATCACTGGTGGAGCTTTTCCCTGGCGGAGCGCCCACCGCGGTTCGCGCCGGACGGGACGCAAGCCGAGATCGGCAGCCAGACGCTCACGCTCGCGGCCACGCTGCCGGAGCCAACCACCGCGACGCTTGCGCTGTGGGTGCATCCAGCGCAGTTGGAGGTTCTCATCCAGCTCGGCGAGGCATCGCTCGGCACCGGCCAGCACCCGGGCTGGAACCTGACGCTGAGCGTCAATGGCAAAGCCGTGGCGCAGACCAAGACGCCGGGGCGGCGCGCCTTCCTGCCGATCCCGGCAATCAGCTCCGGCGATGCGGTGATGCTGACCGCCACCGCTGTCGCGGAGCCGACGTGCGCGAGCGGCGCGCCGATGCCTTACGTCTTGACCGACGCCGACATCCGCCAGATCCTGGCGATTCCGCTGCGGGTCTTTGCGCAAGCGGAAAACGGGCAGGTCAGCGGCCGCTGCGAGCGATTGCCGGGCGTCTTGGAGGGCACACTGGAATACGCCTTCTATCTACTTGTGGACGGTCAGAAAGTTCAAGTGCGCTGGTATGAGCCCTCGCCGGTGCATGCGTTTAGCCTCGCACCGGACATGGCAGGCAAGGCGGTGCAGGTGCGCGGCTTTGTGCGCGCCGTGACGGAACCGGACCGCAAGCTCTCCGCGCTCAGTGCGCGCTGCTGGCCGAAACCTGAGACGATGGCGCCCCTCCCAGCAACGAAACCAGGGAATTAA
- a CDS encoding type I-F CRISPR-associated endoribonuclease Cas6/Csy4, with amino-acid sequence MQPRFCIDLALRSSPRLPLPAAASEALKMLHDGFQQRPGHYALALPNAPERALSRLRVFAGSVLELESLAFRARHLPARISDVIEVPEHYDGPWMRYHRFRIPSRKSDVSGPWLTLGQPTDARALNKLEGMPRERRMRQALAARLPYFELQSASTRQAFRLIVEPIAAEGPITADPEPDGFGLSVTTRPFALPSASRLSGWA; translated from the coding sequence ATGCAGCCGCGTTTCTGTATCGATCTCGCGCTGCGCTCCAGTCCGCGCCTGCCCTTGCCGGCGGCCGCCTCCGAGGCACTCAAGATGCTGCATGACGGCTTCCAACAACGGCCTGGGCACTATGCGCTGGCCTTGCCGAACGCGCCAGAGCGCGCACTCAGCCGATTGCGTGTGTTTGCCGGTTCAGTCTTGGAACTGGAATCACTGGCCTTTCGCGCGCGCCATCTCCCGGCGCGGATCAGCGATGTGATCGAGGTCCCTGAGCACTACGACGGCCCCTGGATGCGCTATCACCGCTTCCGCATCCCAAGCCGTAAGTCCGATGTCAGCGGCCCCTGGCTGACGCTGGGGCAGCCGACCGACGCGCGCGCCCTCAACAAACTCGAGGGTATGCCCCGAGAACGACGGATGCGCCAGGCGCTCGCGGCGCGCTTGCCCTACTTCGAGCTGCAGAGCGCAAGCACCCGACAAGCGTTCCGCTTGATCGTTGAGCCCATCGCGGCCGAGGGGCCGATCACCGCTGACCCTGAGCCGGATGGCTTCGGGCTGTCTGTGACAACACGCCCCTTTGCCTTGCCATCGGCGTCGCGATTGTCGGGATGGGCATGA
- the csy3 gene encoding type I-F CRISPR-associated protein Csy3 codes for MVVRFSVRFLDLRDALHAVSAAKGDQDTSLPERYRASFAAFVERAIGSAGVDEVATRFARNIANGRWLWRNRTLARALSITTTLEFNGNGHTLSFDALSIPTRHFDGYAERERSLAGAIADGLNGRAKTSILVEALVDFGIPGAVEVFPSQSYVPGKPSGFARPLYCVGHPQRAPSGVSEVDGVRVMGQAALRDQKLTNALRTIDTWYPGYDPLVNRPIAIEPNGASLREQRFFRVKHSSAFELSRQLNVLDPNTPDGMYMLGVLVRGGVLSSAKE; via the coding sequence ATGGTGGTGCGCTTCTCGGTGCGCTTCCTCGACCTGCGTGACGCGCTGCATGCGGTGAGTGCCGCCAAGGGCGATCAGGACACCAGCCTGCCCGAACGCTATCGCGCCTCGTTCGCGGCCTTTGTCGAACGCGCCATCGGCAGTGCCGGTGTCGACGAGGTCGCCACCCGGTTTGCCCGCAACATCGCCAACGGACGCTGGCTCTGGCGCAATCGCACCTTAGCGCGCGCCCTCTCCATCACCACCACCCTAGAGTTCAATGGCAACGGCCACACGCTGAGCTTTGATGCGCTCTCGATCCCGACCCGGCATTTTGACGGCTACGCTGAGCGTGAGCGCAGCCTCGCCGGCGCCATCGCCGACGGACTCAATGGCCGCGCCAAGACCTCGATCCTGGTCGAGGCATTGGTCGACTTCGGTATCCCCGGTGCGGTGGAGGTGTTTCCCTCGCAAAGCTACGTCCCGGGCAAGCCGTCCGGCTTTGCCCGCCCGCTCTACTGCGTCGGGCATCCTCAGCGCGCGCCCAGTGGCGTTAGCGAGGTCGACGGTGTACGCGTGATGGGACAGGCGGCCTTGCGCGATCAGAAGCTCACCAACGCGTTGCGCACCATCGACACCTGGTACCCGGGCTATGATCCCTTGGTGAATCGCCCGATCGCGATTGAGCCGAATGGCGCCTCGCTGCGCGAGCAGCGGTTCTTCCGCGTCAAGCACAGCTCCGCCTTTGAGCTGTCACGCCAGCTCAATGTCCTCGACCCAAACACGCCAGATGGGATGTATATGCTCGGCGTCCTGGTCCGGGGTGGTGTCCTCTCCAGCGCCAAGGAATGA